TAAATTTGCTGAGCCGGGCAGTGACGTTATCAGCCCTGACTCAGCTCCCAGGCTTTTCCTCGCAGCGATACACgcgcagtgctggaggaactcagcaggccaggcagcatctatgagaaacTGGAAACcgccaacgtttcaggccgagaccctccatcagcatCTGCACAATGGTCTTGTGTTTGGTTTTCCTTCGATCCTAAATTACTGGATAACATgacccatcctccaatcctctgccaccactcctgcccgagaaacgcgcagagacacagaggcggggaggggaggagacagagtcagagtgacggACAGAGCCGAGAGCGGCCTCTCATCGTCCAGCTCCGTCTTCACTTTAATACACCCGGCAATTTCCAACGGTTTGTCCGAAACACAGAgctccagagagagagaaaaaaacgccCTCTAACACCACGTACAGAAGGAGTTCTAGGAATTTACTGGCGGTCGGACTTCATCGGATCAGAATACAGTGTGATTGGCGCAGGATCAATTTCAAATTGCCCGCCAATTTCAGAGCacccagcaacggtgatggaagacttttttaaaaattatttaccgTTAGTTTTATCACGCATTATACAATTTCAGTTTCatttaataaatttaatatcTAATCCCCTGAGTTaagatttaaatgcataattacgGAGTCGCTTCTCTAAACGAGTGAACTGATTCCTGTCCGAGACGGATAAAAGAATGAAGATCGATCTTAACGCGTTCAGAGGTTCTGAAGTAATCACCGACTGGAAAGGCAGATTCGCAGGAATATTGCAAACCGAACCGATTAATGTGTTTCAAATGTAACTCAGCTGAATGTAtcgataaaaataattaaaaggttGTGGATACGGCTCCGTCTGTGAGGCGGTGGGTGGCTCTTAGAAGAGCCTTTGTTTCGTGCTCGGGAGGAAGTGGGAGTTTTTCAGCCGCCGAAGCCATAGAGAGTGCGGCCCTGGCGTTTCAGAGCGTACACCACATCCATGGCAGTGACCGTCTTGCGCTTGGCGTGTTCAGTGTAGGTGACCGCATCCCGGATCACATTCTCCAGGAAAACCTTCAGCACCCCGCGGGTCTCCTCGTAGATCAGACCCGAAATCCGCTTGACGCCGCCACGGCGAGCCAGACGGCGGATGGCCGGTTTGGTGATGCCCTGGATGTTATCACGGAGCACTTTACGGTGCCGCTTGGCTCCGCCTTTGCCCAGTCCTttgcctcctttccctctgccagacatgatgctgcttcactcaggtcgctgctcactgacaaactgcctgttgctgtctccttttatacacagcgccccgacctgcccgagaaacgcgcagagagacagaggcggggaggggaggagacagagtcagagtgacggACAGAGCCGAGAGCGGCCTCTCATCGTCCAGCTCCACCTTCACTTTACCACAACCGCCAATTTCCAACGATTCATCCGACACAAAGCGCTCCAGCGAAAAACAAAACTCCCCCACACACAGTCTGAAAAGAACGAGAGCCAATGTCAGGCTAATAAACATGGTGGGACTGATGGGCTGAAATGAGTTTATTTCAACACTAGGAGTACTATGTTATCGGACGGACAGGGCTGGCAGCTCAACATTCCtgggtttcattgttttacatgTGAGTGGGGGGTTAAAAATGCAGAGGTTACCTCACTGGGAATGTCACAGCAAACTGGAAGGTTCATTTACAGAGGCAATCTGCAGTTACACTATTGGGGTGTTTGTATTGGCCCCGCAACAACCAGTGGGGGGACATTATCTTCTCTAGATTAACTGGAACTTGCTTAATTCTTAAATGCGCCAGATTTCTTCAGTGAATCTGAGAGGTGTTTGAAACATTATGTACAGGGCCCAACCAGAGGTGAGAACAGATGGGAATGAGCCAGGCCAGGTGACAGTTGAGAGTCAGTGaacattttgggaacagtgatcacaagttTCTTTTTTTCTTAGTTACAAGTAAAAATAAAAGTAGATCTTGTATGAAGGTACTAATTTGCAGGAGGACAAGTCAGGACGGAGGAAGACAGGAGCCAGGCAACATTGATTGGGAGCAGCCACTGTCAGACAAGTCCACATCTGATGTGTGGGAGTTGTCTAAAGACCAGCTACTCTGAGTTCAGGATCAGCATGTTCCGGTGAGGAGTGAGGAGAAGGGATCTTTAGACAAGCAGAGAGATCCTAAATTTAGTCAAAAGGTTATGGAAGGTTtgtgaagctaaagtcagactgGGTACCTTTGGAATATAAAGGTAGCAGGGAAATGCTAAAGCAGGTGATAGGAAAGGCCAAAAGGGGCCACAAACTGTCCTTGTAATGTAGGACCAAAGATGATCCCAAGGCCTTGTGATTTGTATTAATAAGACGAGGATAACCAGAGAATAGAAATGTCGACTCAAGATTAAAGGAGGAATGATGTGGTTGAAGTCAGATCAAGTGGCTGAGGTACTAAATGAGTAtgttgtgtcagtatttactgaaGTGAAGGAATTGAATGGCAATGAAAACAGAATGAGGCATGCGAATGTGCAGAGACATTTTGAGATTAAGGAGCAAGTTGTGCTGGGACGTCTGAAAAGCAATAAGATGGCTAAGACTCCAGGGCCTGAAGGCAAATATCCTACAACAGTGAAAGAAACAAGTGAGCAGATTGCCGGTGATTTGACAAGGATCTATGTGTCCTCGATCACAACATGTGAGGTCCCACAGGACTAGAGTGTCAGAAATATTGCAGCTTTGATCAAGAAGGGAAATAACAAGAATCCAGGAATCTATGGGCAGGGCAGCCTCATTTCAGTGGTAGAGAAGCTACTGGGGAGGATATTGAGGCacaggatttatgcacatttggaaaggcatggcctgcttagggacaatcaacatggttttgtgtgggCAGATCATGCTTGACAAAATTGATTGAGGTTTCTCAGGAAGTGACACAggctaagatataggagcagaattcaaccatttggcccgtcgtctgctccgacatttcattgtggctgatccattttccctttcggccccagtctcctgcctttcccctgtatcccttcatactctgaccaatcaagaatctatcaacctctgccttaaatatacataaagtcctGGCTTAACAgctccctgtggcaatgaattccacagatgaaccactttctggctaaagaaattcctcatctccacatTCTACAAGgatattcttctattctgaggctgtgtcctgatattagacactcccacccatcttctgcacatccactttatcactgcctttcaccattcgataggtttcaattgggCCACCCCTCATTGTTcaaaaattccagtgaatacaggcccagagccatcaaacactcttcatatgacaagatgtttcatcctggaatcaatctggagaacctcctttgaaacccatcgagtttcagctcatccttcctaagatgaagagcccaaaactgctcacaatactccagtgagACCTCCACAGTACTTAATAAAGTCTGATCATTACTATGATTGGCGCAGATATTGTGAGACGAAGGGCAGGTTGCCATCTGTTCCATATTGTGTACTGATGAATATGTTTGATCTGACAGTAATTGCAGGGAcatggttacagagactgggacttCGACATTCCACTATATTCAATGTTCCACACGGAATTGGCAAAATGTAAGTTATtaggttttattgttttgcaatggatttaatttggcttttttgacactgatcaacagaaaagactatggtgtcaaagtgaaaacagatctaaattaattgtaaatatgaaacaaaataattcattgccTTAGTATTTACCTCCTTCAAAGCCTTAATTagttgatgcacctttggcagtattTACAGTTGAGTCTGTGTCGATAGgtgtctatcagctttgcacatctgaacactgcaatttttccacattcttctttacaaaactgcagaAGCTCTGTCAGAATGCATGGGTTAGTGAGCGAACacttcttttcaagtccagccacaaattctcaattggattgaggtctgaactctcacaaagccactccaggacattaactttgttgttttaaggcaTTCCTTtgcagctttggttttatgcttgtggtcattgtcatgctggaaaattaattttctcctaagtcgcagttctcttgaagactgaatttggttttcctccaggatttccctgtattttgctgcattcattttaccctctacctttatgtgcctttcagggcctgctgcagtgaagcataccCACAGGATGATGCAGCCTCCACCatacttcacggtagggatggtatgtttttgatgttgtgcggtgtttggcttactccAAACTTAGTGTTTgtgatggtcaaaaggttcaattttgttttcatcagaccatagaatcttcttccaacTAACTTCAGAGTCCCCAACAATTCTGGGAAACTCCAGGGAAGATTTCATCAGAGCATTTTTCAACACTGGCTTTTTCTCTGCCACTCTCccgtaaagctgcgactggtgaaacacccgggcaacagttgatgtatgcacaatctctcccaccactgaagcttgtaactcctctagagttatcataggtctcttggtggcctcccccactggccccttcttgcatggccattcagtttttgaggatagtCTGCTCTtggtagatttacagctgtgccatatactTCCCACTTCTGGATgagtgacttaactgtactccaagggcattcagtgacttggaaatgttcttgtatccaacTCCTGGCTTGTGTTTGTCAATTACCTGTTTGCAGAGCAGCTCAGAGTGTTGATTTGTCTTCACGGTGTAGTttctcccaggatactgactcaccagcagttcgaCCTTCCACTTACAGGTGTActattactacaatcaattgaaacaccttgactgcacacggtgatcCCCATTTAACTGATCATGCAACATCGAAAACTAGttggctgcaccaatgatgattcggtgtgtcagtgtcatattaaagggggtgaataattaaacagacaattattttgtgttttagattTGTAATTAGTTCAGAGcattttgtagagatttgttttccctttgacacaaaagagtctttttccattgattggtttcaaaaaaagccaaattcaatccactgagattcaatgctgtaaatttTCATAGGAACTTTATATGTAGGGACAATgatggtgaaagggggagggaaagacaacATTGGTAGGAGCGGCCTCAAGATCCTGGGGTGTGGTCAAAGGCATTCAAGGAAATATTAAATCAAAGAACATACAAAGAGGCGCTGGTGGTGCACAAGAGAATCAGAGATTTTCTAGGAACCAGTGAAAAGCTAAAAGTAAAAAGGAACACGCAGAGAAGTTAACTCAATAATTTGCATTAGTGCTCACAGTGGGTCACAGCAAACATCGCACAGATATCTAACGGTGACATTTCAACATTGTGCCATAATGTATAACAATTGGCATCACAAGGGAGAAACTAATGGGACTAAAAGCAAACTTTACCAggtcccaacgacctgcactgGAGGGTTTCACAGGAAGTCtgtagagaaagtagagacattgaagtttgtcaaaactcactgttacagaaaggtCCCAGTGGAGTTGAAAACCATTGCTGAAGAAGGGTGGAAGATAAAAAGCAGATAACTGTAGTCCTGTTAACTTCACTTCAGGTCCTGGAGTTGATAATCTATCAAGAAATAACAAATCATTTGGAAAAGTTCAATGTCTACAGTCAGGTTCACACAGATTCCACGATGACCAAAGTTCCCATCTGAGCTTgtggtctgtaaccccctcaccaccacattatGAAGAAAGTTATCCTCCTCCTTGTCCCATTTCTCTGCATTTGGCCCAGATACTTCAAAACCTTTTCTTTCCATCtatctgtccaagtgcctttttaaTGTCCCTGACTCAACCATTCcccctagcagctcattccatttccagcctccaggtccctcatgattttatacacctctgcaaTATCAGCACTCATTCTCCAACATTACAGGGAAAATTATCCAAAACACCTTTCCACAAATCCTTTGAGATCCAGTAACATccccataaatctcctctgtgctcttTCCAGCTGAATGGTGTCTGTCATACAGCAGGGTCACAGAAACTAAACACTATTTGCAAAATGTGGCCAAACCAACGTGTTGGACAACTGCAACATCTCATCCCAGCTTCTATATTCGGGGCCCTGAGTGAAGGCCAGTGTTCCAAAAgcctcttcaccaccctgtccatctgGAACCTGGTCTTGGACCCTGTAACCTGGGTTGTTGAATgttaagtcatgtttgacaaacacaCCAGAGATTTAAGACTTTACAGGGGAAGTTGGAGAAGTGGTgtttttggattttcaggagcCATTTGCCAAGGTGCCACAAGTAAGGCTGGTGCACAAGACCAGAGCTCAGTACTGGGAAGGAAGTGTGTTAATACTGACTGAAGACTGGTCATCATACTGAGACAGAATAACAGGTCTGTTTCAGACTGGGATGATATAACTAGTGGAGTGTCCCAGCGACCAGTTCTGGATTGTCAATGATTTATTATTGATATTAATGACCCGGAGGAGCGGCAGAGAGTGAGGAATCCACGGTGGCAATGACAGTGAATGTGGTGGGGGACATGTTGTGATTGGACATTTCATCTCTTCAATGGGACATGGGAAGCTGGTGAGCAGAATACATGGTAAACGGAGTTTAATGTGGTGAAGTGTGAAGGCATGTCGAGTGGTAGGAGGAATCAAAAGTCAAACTATTATTTATGTGGAGATAAATTATAAatgagagaaatagagaggggtCGAGGTGCTGAACTACACAACAAAATAGAGACAGGAGCAGTGAGTGGTTCATAAAGCCATATATGACCAAGGTTTAGAGCTGAATGGTCCATTGACATTTACTGCTGGGGTGTTggtgcagagaaacagagaagTGTTGTTACTGTGACAGACAAGTGCACAATGAtggattttgggaagttaaagcaGGTCAGGACATACCCAGTGAATGGAGGGTCCTGAGGAGTGTTGATGAAAGAGAAACCTGGGGCACAGGTACCgtactccctgaaagtggcaacacaggcagacaaggtggtgaagaaggagcaCAACATGCTTGTCTTCATCGGCAAAGGCTCTGAGAGGAGTTGGGACATCACATTACAGTTGTACAAATCAATAATGACACCACACCAGGAGTaccctgtgcagttctggttacatgagaggaaggatgtgattaagctggaaaggTGCAGAAACAATTCACAGGAATGTTACCTGCTCTGggggcttgagttacaaggaaataTCAGACtgactgggactgttttccctggagtgaaggagactgagggggagacctgacagaagatTATAGAACTATGAGAGGTGTAAACAAGGTAAACAGGCAAGATCATTttgccagggtagaaatatcaaatatgaGAAGGCGCAGCTTTAAAATGCCAGGGTGAGAATTTAAAGGTggacattaggacaggtaagatttctgtttctgtacagagagtggtgagggccgGGTATGGGCTGCCAtggggagtggtggaagcagatatgataatgACATTTAACAGGGTTTTAGATAACCaaatgaatattcagagaattgaAGCACATGAATTATAAGCAGGCAGAAGAGACTTAGTTTCATTTGGCatcgtgttcagcacagacatcatgggaagaagggtctgttcctgtgctgtactgttctgtgttctcggtGAGCCTCAGTGACAGGGGAGTCTTTAGCCGGGGTCACAGACAAGTGTATCTGTGGCAAGGAGAGAGACTGAACGATGGTGCATTGCCTCCCTGGTAGCAGGGCCAAGGATGGAATTGAACAAGTacaggccattctgaaagggcagggtgagcagccagaggtcgtggtccatattGACACCAACAAAAGAGAAAAGTCCTGCAAGGAGAACTCAGGGAGTTGGGGAAAAAGTTAAGTGGAAACTCTGtggtcggggggtggggggtgtggaaaTCCCAGTGCCACCTGCTAGCGagggaagaaataaaagtgtgatACAGTTATATGTGTGGTTCACGAGCTGGTGCAGGATGGAGGGTTTTAGTTacatggatcattgggctctccttCAGGACAGGTGATGGGAAGAGTAAGATGTCAGCAACTGGCATTGACGGATGTGGATTAACACAGGAAGTAAGTCCAAATGGATAAATTACAGTGtctcagtagcattacaagtgcacagatatacaaatatcagaagagaagcaagagaaagaataaaaagtaagttacctcTAACAGTCTaacatgggggtggggtgggggggggggtcatcacttccccggctataggttgactcattattgaCCCTGACAGCCCAGTGTAAGAATGACTTCATACAGCgctccttggagcagcagagtTGTCTTATTCTGTTACAgaaggtgctcctctgttcagccaaggtggcatgcagagggtgagaaacattgtccaggattgccaggattttccgtagggtcctttgttttaccacggcccccagtgtgtccagtttctctcctataacagaaccagcctttccaatcagtttgAGTCAgatggcatcacccatgttggtGCCATTGGCTCAGTACACCACTGTGAAGTTAGGCCGAGTTACTGAGCACAGTGGCACTGAGGGCCTGAAGTGTGTTTATATCAGTGCAGTGTAGAACGGTTACGGCAGACGTACTTAGAGCCTGGATTAGTACATGGCATGCTGACTCAGCCATTACAGAGATCTGGCTGAGagaagggcagcactgacagataaacattccaggattcagatgattCAGACAGTCCAGGGGAGGTGAATGAGGTTCGGGCTCTGtactgctgatcaggcagaatgtcacaaggtCAAGGTCATCCCAGAGGCTCATCCAGTAAGACAATGTGGGTAGAaatcaggaataagaaaggtgcaatcacCATGATGGGATTATACTGTCGGCCTCCCAATAGCCAGTAAGAGACAGAAACAGATATGTTAGCAGGTTATGGGATGATGCAAAAACTGCAGAGTAGATTTGGTGAGTGAATATCTCCTCAGAGTAACTGGGACTCCGTTACACCCTGAGGCTTGGATGGGGCATTatttgtgttcaggaaggtttcctgaaacaATATGTCGTCCACCAGGGAGGGCGACATTCTTGACTTCACCTTGGGAAATATGGGACTCAGCAGAGTGGTGGCAGGAACAACCAGTGTTCAAAGAGGAATTAGACAGGTCCTTCAGGGGAAATGACCTGCACAGCTgtggggacagagtggggaatgggattgTGGAAATGTTGTAGCAGGAGTTGGTAttaacttgatgggtcaaatagtcTCGACGATCACAGAATGATTCTCTGCCCAATAATAGTCTGAAAGGATCATTCTGGTCGCCAGTGAATCTTCCAAGCTCCAGGATGGACAAGATCAATTgtgtaataaggacacacttctgtcgaaacactgacactgtataccaagcacactgagctgccagagcacagcaccggccagtgaggacacagaccagtacaacacctggctctctactacaaagttcaaagctgaaaataaatgtactatcaaaatacatttctgtcaccatatacaaccctgagattagttttcttgtgggcatactgctgGTTTGTTAGAGCAGTTGGGGAGGGTTGAAACTAATTCGGCAGGGGCGTGGGAACAGGCATGAAAAGACTCAgggtaggacagatggtaaagaaagcaaagatCGCATGCAGTcacactgtcaggaagggcaggcagatgataggacataactgcagccagcagggtgagtatcagtgcatgagggatgcagaatcaataagggtagcaaatacagtaatcaaactgttatatctcaatacgcagagtataagaaataaggtggataatcttatTGCCCTATTATGGAttgttgtgaccatcactgaatcacggctgaagaatgtttgtagttgggagctaagtGCCAAGGTTACACGTATCAgcgggataggaaggtaggcaatgGGGATGGAATGGCTCTGCTGATAAAGAATGGtaacaaatcagtagaaagatgtgacaaaggatcggaagatgttgaatccttgtgagttgagGTAAAAACCTGCAAGTGtaaaaaggacgttgatggcagttgtaCACAGGCCTACAACAGTTGCTGGGATGTgggccacagattacaacaggaaatagaaaaggcaggtCAAAAGGGGAATGTTATTTGAGATTTCATGGGAGTcaggggagattttaacatgcaggttgattgggaaaatcaggttggaaatagatctcaagagagtgagtttgctgaatgctgaacagatggctttttggagcagtttgtcattgaggtACTAGCGGATCACCTATACTGGATTATGTGTTATTGAATAAACTGGAGgtgatttgggagcttaaggtaaaagaacccttaggaggcagtggtcTCAGTAtcactgagttcaacttgaaattggacagggagaatgtacagtctgacacagcagtgtttcagtggagttaAGGTAGTTACAGTggtttgagagaggagttggctaaagtaaattggaaggaaatgctggcagggatggcagcagagcagcaatggtgtgagtttctggggaaaatgaggaaggtgtaggATAAATGTATTCCAGAAACAaacaaatactcaaatggcaaaatagtacaaccgtggctgacaaggaagtcaATGCTAATGTAAAACCAAAAGGGAGGACATACAACAAGCAAAAATTATTCAGAATACAGAGGATCGGGAAGCTTTAACAGCTGACAGAGAGCAACCTaaagagggaagagatgaaacaTGCAAGCAAGCTGGCAAACATGATCAAAATGGATAGTTTTagctttttcaagtacgtaaaaataaaagagaggtgagactgggtaaaggactgctagaaaatgaggccagaggaaTAATAACGGCGGGGGTTGGGGGGgatacaaggaaatggcagatgaactaaatgagtattttgtatcagtggaagatactagcagtgtgccaggtgctgaagggtgtgagggaagagaggagcagttattattacaagggaaaaggtgctcaaaaagctgaaagacctgagggttgataagtcacccggaccagatgaactgtaccccagggttctgaaagaggtaacgctCCTGACTGACCGTGTGAAGGAAatggagctggagatggacagaccCAGAGTTTCCAGGATGCTGAGACCAGAGATTCAGTGGGTTGGTCAAACCTGAGGTCAGGCTGCAAATAGTTTGGTCGCGACCACGACTGGAAAGGGGAAGAGACAGACAGTGCAATGTCTCCCTGTGGCTGTGACCCTCGGTAACAAGTACACTCATTTGGATACCCCTGGGAGGATGATGAACCAGAGCACAGCAGCCCGTCAGGTCAGTGGTACTGACACCCCGGTCCGATGCTCCGCGGGAGGAATGGTCAATCACAGCAGTGATGACAGCAGACTCACAGTACAGGGGAtgtgcaggagattctgtggccgcaACAGAGATGACACGATGGTGTGTCCCCTCCTGGGTACCAGGGTCAGGCACGtctcagatgtgcagaattaCCAAAAGATAAACTTGCTGGTTGAGCCGGTGGCAAGGAagagccaaatgcaatgttagcattcatttagagaggagtacaatacaaaagcaaggatgtaatgctgaagattgataaggcattggtctgctcacacttggagtattgtcaactgttttgtgccccttatctaaaaaagtaCGTGCTCGcataggagagggtccagaggaggttcacaagaatgatcctggcaataaaagggttaatgcacaaggattgtttgatggctctgggcctgtactcaatggactttagaagaatgagggaatctTGTTGAAACCGatcaaatatcgaaaggcctGGGATGGagtgggcagtctaggaccacaggacacagcgtCAGAATACTAGGACACCctgttagaacaaagatgaggagtaatttcctcagtaaaggtagtgaatctgtgaagccTATGTCAGGACGTTGTTCATTGACTagagctcagtgtttaacaccatcattcccacagtcctgattactaagctacagaacctggtccctctgcagttggatccttgacttcctaaccgggagaccacaatctgtgcagactggtgataatcagaatgtgtggattaatggagttgggctaacccctattgacatcaatggatccggggttaagagggtaaacagctttaagttcctcggcatcaatATTGCTGAGCTCACATGGTCTATACATACAGGCtgagtggtgaaaaagacacaacagcgttactttcacctcagacagttgaggaagtttgctatgggcccccaaatcctaagaactttctacaggggcacaattgagagcatcctgactggctgcatcactgcctgatatgggaactgtacctcccttaatcgcaggactctgcagagagtggtgtggacaggccagcacatctgtagttgtgaacttcccatgattcaagacatttaca
The sequence above is a segment of the Mobula birostris isolate sMobBir1 chromosome 28, sMobBir1.hap1, whole genome shotgun sequence genome. Coding sequences within it:
- the LOC140189019 gene encoding histone H4, translating into MSGRGKGGKGLGKGGAKRHRKVLRDNIQGITKPAIRRLARRGGVKRISGLIYEETRGVLKVFLENVIRDAVTYTEHAKRKTVTAMDVVYALKRQGRTLYGFGG